In Aegilops tauschii subsp. strangulata cultivar AL8/78 chromosome 3, Aet v6.0, whole genome shotgun sequence, one genomic interval encodes:
- the LOC109777204 gene encoding probable L-type lectin-domain containing receptor kinase S.5 → MTTPRSMILSLSFMVASAGHAIQGRTCSCLQFNYPSFDMTNKNDFSFSPGSAIANGSLRIVPNTGNSSHQSGRVVYVKETLKLWNRKRTVLTSFRTQFTLNILPGEGMAFILTNSLSLPRNSGGQWLGVCNNQTDGAPTNRIVAVEFDTRKSYQDDLDGNHVGLDLNSIKSVYPYPLSNLSIILSSGSDVLVSIIYNSTSHAFVLSVSQRNTSGSGGHNWRESWPVDLSRYLLDEIYLGFAGSTGDYTQLNQIKSWNFTTIDDILVAERTRHGKWVFLVLIALVLLVTCSSFLVLLVRRRVTQRRRLAYRTLEKMIDAHGPVRFKLKELKHATANFSPHRKLGRGGGGTVYLGYLNGINREVAVKRVSLSSRGEKEFVAEVNTISKLSHRNLVKLIGWCHEGGELLLAYDYFPMGSLDKLLFANATTTTYSSSALTWERRYMIICGVASALDYLHHGSSKRILHRDVKPSNVMLDEAYNARLGDFGLARAIQLDGATHHSTQAVAGTRGYMAHESFFTGRASLDTDVYAFGVFAMEVVSGKSPSRSMLYETQEMYIVDWVWRHYSLGKVMETADTVLGGVYDEMQVDSVVRLALACCHPNPRDRPSMRTAVQVLIGGAPAPTPPFERPAFVWPLSGMQQEMELPQVGVLFTGGQLITSTSLTGR, encoded by the coding sequence ATGACAACGCCCCGTAGCATGATCTTGAGCCTTTCCTTCATGGTAGCCTCTGCAGGCCATGCCATCCAAGGCAGAACCTGCAGTTGTCTGCAATTTAACTACCCCAGCTTCGACATGACCAACAAGAATGATTTCAGCTTCAGCCCAGGTTCAGCAATTGCAAATGGTTCCCTGAGAATCGTGCCGAACACCGGAAACTCGAGCCACCAGTCGGGAAGGGTGGTATACGTAAAGGAAACCCTCAAGCTGTGGAACAGGAAGCGAACTGTGCTCACATCTTTCAGGACGCAGTTCACGCTCAACATCCTCCCGGGAGAAGGTATGGCTTTCATACTCACAAATAGCCTGTCGTTGCCCAGGAACAGCGGCGGCCAGTGGCTCGGCGTATGCAACAACCAGACAGATGGTGCGCCAACGAACCGAATAGTAGCCGTGGAATTCGACACGAGAAAGAGCTACCAGGACGACCTCGACGGCAACCATGTCGGCCTCGACTTGAACAGCATCAAATCTGTTTATCCGTACCCGCTCAGCAATCTTTCGATCATCCTGTCAAGCGGCTCGGATGTCTTGGTTAGTATCATCTACAACAGCACATCACATGCTTTTGTATTATCTGTAAGCCAGCGCAACACAAGTGGCAGTGGGGGGCATAATTGGCGAGAGAGCTGGCCGGTTGATCTATCACGGTACCTACTGGACGAAATATATCTGGGATTCGCAGGTTCCACGGGTGATTACACCCAACTGAACCAGATAAAATCGTGGAACTTCACCACGATAGACGACATACTCGTCGCTGAAAGAACAAGACACGGGAAGTGGGTGTTTTTGGTTCTCATTGCCTTGGTTTTGCTCGTTACATGTTCATCGTTTCTTGTGTTGTTGGTGCGGAGAAGGGTGACACAGCGGAGAAGGCTAGCCTACCGCACGCTCGAGAAAATGATCGACGCACATGGCCCGGTTAGATTTAAGCTCAAGGAGTTGAAGCACGCGACCGCCAACTTCAGCCCTCACCGTAAGCTCGGTAGAGGCGGCGGCGGCACTGTTTACCTTGGATACCTGAATGGGATCAACAGAGAGGTGGCTGTGAAGCGGGTCTCACTCTCAAGCCGAGGAGAGAAGGAGTTCGTGGCGGAGGTGAACACGATCAGCAAGCTCTCCCACCGCAACCTTGTCAAGCTGATCGGCTGGTGCCACGAGGGAGGCGAACTACTCCTCGCCTACGACTACTTCCCCATGGGCAGCCTGGACAAGCTATTGTTCGCCAATGCCACGACGACCACGTACTCGTCATCGGCGCTCACATGGGAGCGGCGATACATGATAATCTGTGGCGTGGCATCTGCACTCGACTACCTTCACCACGGGAGCAGCAAGAGGATCCTCCACAGGGATGTCAAGCCCAGCAACGTGATGCTCGACGAGGCATACAACGCGCGGCTGGGCGACTTCGGTCTCGCCCGTGCCATCCAGCTCGATGGAGCGACACACCACTCGACGCAGGCGGTTGCGGGCACTCGGGGCTACATGGCGCACGAGAGCTTCTTCACCGGTCGTGCCAGCCTCGACACAGACGTGTATGCCTTCGGCGTCTTTGCCATGGAGGTTGTCAGCGGGAAGAGCCCAAGCAGGTCCATGCTATATGAGACACAAGAAATGTACATTGTGGATTGGGTCTGGAGGCATTACAGCCTGGGGAAAGTCATGGAGACAGCCGACACGGTGCTTGGAGGAGTGTATGACGAGATGCAGGTGGATTCTGTGGTGCGGCTGGCCTTGGCTTGCTGCCACCCGAACCCGAGGGATCGACCGTCCATGCGGACGGCGGTGCAGGTGCTAATCGGTGGAGCGCCTGCCCCGACTCCCCCATTTGAGAGGCCTGCCTTTGTTTGGCCACTGTCAGGCATGCAGCAGGAGATGGAGCTGCCGCAAGTTGGTGTGCTCTTCACGGGAGGACAGCTCATCACCTCCACTTCCCTCACAGGAAGGTGA